Proteins found in one Cellulomonas palmilytica genomic segment:
- a CDS encoding HesA/MoeB/ThiF family protein, whose translation MLPRLKSLNCLAGDGELVVSLDPKVRTRVADPDGQVLVLLTLLREGTRDTAGLAAAMHDRWPSVTEADVATVLRQLDHLGWLEDASAPELFDAHDRERYFSNLAFFDAFTTLSVPRERPQSLLRDAHVLVLGAGGLGSSVLMNLAGLGVGAVTVVDQDRVELRNFARQFTYTEAEVGQPKAERVAAWLRAFDPTLRVEAFRRRVESPDDVTALLRGSALSDLPSLVVSAIDEPDEVDRWVNEACVAAGVPFIRGGLAYTQGLYWSVDPGRSACRECLERHRARLAEGVDREVVERPRVLEQDRANRAIGPVTSVLGGLVSFEAMRFLTGLTAPVSLGRYQLVDFAGDGRTTIDAWPADPQCPVCATAPVRRSAAGRAVTAAA comes from the coding sequence ATGCTTCCCCGACTCAAGTCGCTCAACTGCCTCGCCGGCGACGGCGAGCTGGTCGTCAGCCTCGACCCGAAGGTCCGCACGCGCGTCGCCGACCCGGACGGGCAGGTGCTCGTGCTGCTCACGCTGCTACGCGAGGGCACCCGGGACACCGCCGGGCTCGCCGCCGCGATGCACGACCGCTGGCCGTCGGTCACCGAGGCGGACGTCGCCACGGTCCTGCGGCAGCTCGACCACCTCGGCTGGCTCGAGGACGCGTCGGCGCCCGAGCTGTTCGACGCGCACGACCGCGAGCGCTACTTCAGCAACCTGGCGTTCTTCGACGCGTTCACCACGTTGTCGGTCCCCCGCGAGCGGCCGCAGTCGCTGCTGCGGGACGCGCACGTGCTGGTGCTCGGCGCGGGCGGGCTGGGCTCGTCGGTGCTGATGAACCTCGCGGGGCTCGGTGTCGGCGCGGTGACCGTGGTCGACCAGGACCGCGTGGAGCTGCGGAACTTCGCGCGGCAGTTCACGTACACCGAGGCGGAGGTCGGGCAGCCGAAGGCCGAGCGGGTCGCCGCGTGGCTGCGGGCGTTCGACCCGACGCTGCGCGTGGAGGCGTTCCGACGACGCGTCGAGTCGCCCGACGACGTCACGGCGCTGCTGCGCGGCTCGGCCCTGTCCGACCTGCCGTCGCTCGTGGTCTCCGCGATCGACGAGCCCGACGAGGTGGACCGCTGGGTCAACGAGGCGTGCGTGGCTGCCGGCGTGCCGTTCATCCGCGGCGGCCTGGCGTACACGCAGGGGCTGTACTGGTCGGTCGACCCGGGCCGCTCGGCGTGCCGCGAGTGCCTGGAGCGGCACCGCGCGCGACTCGCCGAGGGCGTCGACCGGGAGGTCGTCGAGCGGCCGCGCGTGCTCGAGCAGGACCGCGCGAACCGGGCGATCGGGCCGGTGACGAGCGTGCTCGGCGGGCTGGTGTCGTTCGAGGCGATGCGGTTCCTCACCGGGCTGACCGCGCCCGTGTCGCTCGGCCGCTACCAGCTCGTCGACTTCGCGGGCGACGGCCGCACGACCATCGACGCGTGGCCCGCCGACCCGCAGTGCCCGGTGTGCGCGACGGCCCCGGTCCGCCGGTCGGCCGCCGGACGCGCGGTCACGGCCGCGGCGTGA
- a CDS encoding GNAT family N-acetyltransferase, which produces MPITSSTPAPDRLAHVVATLRAWQDEAVPLQLHPGDLGWFWRFGTDAVAAAVRTWNRDDELVAIGFLDGPDALRLTLTPGAWRSDEVARQVVADVVDPRRGVLPEGAVVVESPNASRVHELLGERGWAAGESWTPLRRDLRAPVPEPDLHVEEVSAETCADFTAVHRSAWGNERFTDEVWRTMAAGVPSAEARCLLGRDASGVPVAGVTVWSAGPGRPGLLEPMGVHAEHRGRGYGRAICLAAASTLRALGASSAQVCTPTSLTSAVATYRSAGYEPGPVRLDRTRPT; this is translated from the coding sequence ATGCCGATCACCTCGTCGACGCCCGCACCGGACCGGCTCGCGCACGTCGTCGCGACCCTGCGCGCGTGGCAGGACGAGGCCGTGCCCCTGCAGCTGCACCCCGGTGACCTGGGCTGGTTCTGGCGGTTCGGCACGGACGCCGTGGCCGCAGCCGTCCGGACGTGGAACCGGGACGACGAGCTCGTCGCGATCGGCTTCCTCGACGGCCCCGACGCGCTGCGCCTGACGCTCACGCCCGGGGCGTGGCGTTCCGACGAGGTCGCGCGCCAGGTCGTCGCGGACGTCGTCGACCCTCGTCGCGGTGTCCTGCCCGAGGGTGCGGTCGTCGTCGAGTCGCCGAACGCGAGCCGCGTGCACGAGCTGCTCGGTGAGCGCGGCTGGGCCGCGGGCGAGTCCTGGACACCGCTGCGCCGCGACCTGCGCGCACCGGTGCCGGAGCCGGACCTGCACGTCGAGGAGGTCTCCGCCGAGACGTGCGCCGACTTCACCGCCGTCCACCGCTCGGCGTGGGGGAACGAGCGGTTCACCGACGAGGTGTGGCGGACCATGGCGGCCGGGGTGCCGTCCGCCGAGGCGCGCTGCCTGCTCGGCCGTGACGCCTCGGGCGTGCCCGTCGCGGGCGTCACCGTGTGGTCGGCAGGCCCGGGCCGGCCGGGTCTGCTGGAGCCGATGGGCGTGCACGCCGAGCACCGCGGGCGCGGGTACGGCCGGGCGATCTGCCTCGCGGCCGCGTCGACGCTCCGCGCCCTCGGCGCGTCGTCGGCGCAGGTGTGCACCCCCACCTCGCTCACCTCCGCGGTCGCCACGTACCGCTCCGCCGGGTACGAGCCCGGCCCCGTCCGCCTCGACCGCACCCGCCCCACGTGA
- a CDS encoding pseudouridine synthase produces the protein MPPRSPLPARHGLDAARLRTPDRVGTTPAPWPTMGAWLRHRLPEHVDVAGMLTEGRFVDETGRALHDDDAFVPARYVWFHRDLRDEPPVPGMVHVVHRDDRLVVVDKPPFLSTIPRGRHVTQSVVVRMRAALGLPELSPLHRLDRVTSGLLLLATEQRWRGPYQSAFERRRVDKTYLALAPLRPDLELPLVVRDHIRKERGTTQAQVVPGAPVNAETRIELDHEVDGPDGTRLGVYRLTPRTGRTHQLRLHLSGLGIPIVGDPLYPVERDVPVDDFRTPLQLLAAEIAFTDPVDGTSRRFRSVRTLPLVTDALPHALGADERSTSGRLD, from the coding sequence GTGCCACCCCGCTCCCCGCTCCCGGCACGCCATGGCCTCGACGCCGCCCGCCTGCGCACGCCCGACCGGGTCGGCACCACGCCCGCGCCGTGGCCGACCATGGGCGCGTGGCTGCGTCACCGGCTGCCCGAGCACGTGGACGTCGCGGGGATGCTGACCGAGGGCCGGTTCGTCGACGAGACCGGCCGCGCGCTGCACGACGACGACGCCTTCGTCCCCGCGCGGTACGTGTGGTTCCACCGCGACCTGCGCGACGAGCCGCCCGTGCCGGGCATGGTGCACGTCGTGCACCGGGACGACCGGCTCGTCGTCGTCGACAAGCCGCCGTTCCTGTCCACGATCCCGCGCGGCCGGCACGTGACGCAGAGCGTCGTCGTGCGGATGCGCGCGGCCCTGGGCCTGCCCGAGCTGTCCCCGCTGCACCGGCTCGACCGCGTGACCTCGGGCCTGCTCCTGCTGGCGACCGAGCAGCGCTGGCGCGGGCCGTACCAGAGCGCGTTCGAGCGCCGCCGGGTGGACAAGACGTACCTCGCGCTCGCGCCGCTGCGCCCGGACCTCGAGCTCCCGCTCGTCGTGCGCGACCACATCCGCAAGGAGCGCGGGACCACGCAGGCGCAGGTGGTGCCCGGTGCGCCCGTCAACGCCGAGACGCGGATCGAGCTGGACCACGAGGTCGACGGGCCCGACGGCACGAGGCTGGGCGTGTACCGGCTGACGCCGCGGACGGGCCGCACGCACCAGCTGCGGCTGCACCTGTCCGGGCTCGGCATCCCGATCGTCGGCGACCCGCTGTACCCGGTCGAGCGTGACGTCCCGGTCGACGACTTCCGCACCCCGCTGCAGCTGCTGGCCGCCGAGATCGCTTTCACCGACCCCGTCGACGGCACCTCCCGACGTTTCCGCAGCGTACGGACGCTGCCGCTCGTGACCGACGCCCTCCCGCACGCGCTGGGGGCGGACGAGAGGTCGACGAGCGGTCGACTCGACTAA
- a CDS encoding Fic family protein has translation MDEQARPPRPAPGAVAWPALGTEPRDWTSNLDDGRLTIWERQRISRPYQAAVLPSIADLTPRVSSAVQSVVDDATSDVARFDSEVSTMPVPMPAVLLRTESASSSQIEHLTTNALNLAMASLGVGGKQNAELVAANVRAMNSALDVGDDITQDTILAVHRALLTESDPDAAGRWRTEQVWVGASAISPHGADFIPPHHERVEAAIDDLVVLAARDDIPALTHAAIVHAQFETIHPFTDGNGRTGRVLLHQVLRRRGLTRRTTVPVSAGLLRDPDRYFRALTAYRAGEPDAIVEQVAHAAVAAVANGRRLADDVMALRETWREQIRARSDSAAWRLADALFAQPVVNADYVAATLDLSDRGARNAVDVLERAGVLRPSTSTRRHRIWQAPEVLAAMDAFATRAGRRA, from the coding sequence ATGGACGAGCAGGCACGCCCTCCGCGACCCGCCCCAGGCGCAGTCGCGTGGCCCGCGCTCGGCACCGAGCCCCGTGACTGGACCTCGAACCTCGACGACGGTCGCCTCACCATCTGGGAACGTCAGCGCATCTCACGCCCGTACCAGGCCGCCGTCCTGCCCTCGATCGCCGACCTGACGCCGCGTGTGAGCAGCGCAGTCCAGTCCGTCGTGGACGACGCCACGTCCGATGTCGCGCGGTTCGACAGCGAGGTGTCGACCATGCCGGTCCCGATGCCCGCGGTGCTGCTGCGCACCGAGTCGGCGTCGAGCTCCCAGATCGAGCACCTCACCACGAACGCCCTCAACCTCGCGATGGCCAGCCTGGGCGTCGGCGGGAAGCAGAACGCCGAGCTCGTCGCCGCGAACGTGCGCGCGATGAACTCCGCACTCGACGTCGGCGACGACATCACGCAGGACACGATCCTCGCCGTCCACCGCGCGCTGCTCACGGAGTCCGACCCCGACGCCGCCGGGCGGTGGCGGACCGAGCAGGTCTGGGTGGGTGCGTCCGCGATCAGCCCGCACGGCGCCGACTTCATCCCCCCGCACCACGAGCGTGTCGAGGCGGCGATCGACGACCTCGTCGTGCTCGCCGCGCGGGACGACATCCCGGCCCTCACGCATGCTGCGATCGTCCACGCCCAGTTCGAGACGATCCACCCGTTCACCGACGGCAACGGGCGCACCGGGCGCGTCCTCCTCCATCAGGTCCTCCGCCGACGTGGCCTCACCCGCCGGACGACCGTGCCCGTGTCCGCCGGGCTCCTGCGTGACCCCGACCGGTACTTCCGCGCGCTCACGGCCTACCGGGCCGGCGAGCCCGACGCCATCGTCGAGCAGGTCGCGCACGCAGCCGTCGCGGCCGTGGCCAACGGCCGGCGCCTCGCGGACGACGTGATGGCGCTGCGCGAGACATGGCGCGAGCAGATCCGCGCGCGCTCCGACTCTGCCGCGTGGCGGCTCGCCGACGCCCTGTTCGCGCAACCCGTGGTCAACGCCGACTACGTCGCCGCCACGCTCGACCTCTCCGACCGTGGCGCACGCAACGCCGTCGACGTCCTCGAGCGGGCGGGGGTGCTCAGACCGTCCACATCCACCCGGCGACACCGGATCTGGCAGGCGCCCGAGGTCCTCGCCGCCATGGACGCCTTCGCCACCCGCGCCGGACGCCGCGCCTAG
- a CDS encoding ABC transporter ATP-binding protein, with product MQSAHPVWERVHRRRAAARQMRELAPYAGAPLLALTIGVHVLAGVAPVVFLVSTALALPDVVSGGLPPALWVAIGAFLLQQLLAPVQLVLSREIARRVDAACIARLTRFTLDEATLAGLERPDVADRLTQVDEAFEQWVWTPGSALEGGLALTARYVQLTGAVVLLGWAAGPWAALAGAVAAVVARQGQAEAFHRWGELWGSFQPARRRVAYLRELATSTRAAKEIRTLGLLGWLEDRFSAETRSWLGPLWTWRRRVYGRPFVGHAVAALVGSAVALLLVSDVAGDDASRLVAVSVAVQAVVLCARFGVMFPESDIKLVYGRAAYTAMQQLEASIREQAGPVAARTDAPAPTRTITFSGVGFGYRPDLPVLDGLDLELPVGTSTALIGVNGAGKSTLVKVLAGIYPPDSGVVTVDGVDLRTYDQTAWQRNFAVTFQDFLRYELTLRDNVAMGAIAHRDDDDGIVSALTRVGLGDLLAGLPLGLESPLTRSVEGGRELSGGQWQRIALARALFAVRHGASVLVLDEPTSQLDARGEAEFYDTFLELTRGVTSLVISHRFSTVRNADRIVVLDGGRITEVGTHDELVAAGGVYAQMFDVQARRFDHKDAADAQAPAAELKGAAL from the coding sequence GTGCAATCGGCGCATCCGGTGTGGGAGCGCGTCCACCGGCGGCGGGCGGCCGCGCGGCAGATGCGCGAGCTCGCGCCGTACGCCGGAGCGCCGCTCCTCGCGCTCACGATCGGCGTCCACGTCCTCGCGGGCGTCGCGCCGGTCGTCTTCCTGGTGTCGACGGCCCTCGCGCTGCCCGACGTCGTCTCGGGCGGCCTGCCGCCCGCGCTGTGGGTCGCCATCGGGGCGTTCCTGCTGCAGCAGCTGCTCGCCCCCGTCCAGCTGGTCCTGTCCCGGGAGATCGCGCGCCGCGTCGACGCGGCGTGCATCGCCCGGCTCACGCGCTTCACGCTCGACGAGGCGACGCTCGCCGGGCTCGAGCGGCCCGACGTCGCGGACCGGCTCACGCAGGTCGACGAGGCGTTCGAGCAGTGGGTGTGGACGCCCGGCTCGGCGCTCGAGGGCGGCCTCGCGCTGACCGCGCGCTACGTGCAGCTCACGGGCGCGGTCGTGCTGCTCGGGTGGGCCGCGGGCCCGTGGGCCGCGCTCGCCGGGGCCGTCGCGGCGGTCGTCGCGCGGCAGGGCCAGGCCGAGGCGTTCCACCGGTGGGGCGAGCTGTGGGGCTCGTTCCAGCCCGCGCGGCGCCGCGTCGCGTACCTGCGCGAGCTCGCGACGAGCACGCGCGCGGCCAAGGAGATCCGCACGCTCGGCCTGCTCGGCTGGCTCGAGGACCGCTTCTCGGCCGAGACCCGCAGCTGGCTCGGGCCGCTGTGGACCTGGCGGCGCCGGGTCTACGGACGACCGTTCGTCGGGCACGCGGTCGCAGCCCTGGTCGGCTCCGCCGTCGCGCTGCTGCTCGTCTCGGACGTCGCGGGCGACGACGCCTCGCGCCTGGTCGCGGTCAGCGTGGCCGTCCAGGCGGTCGTGCTCTGCGCGCGGTTCGGCGTCATGTTCCCCGAGTCGGACATCAAGCTCGTCTACGGGCGCGCCGCGTACACCGCGATGCAGCAGCTCGAGGCCTCGATCCGGGAGCAGGCCGGCCCGGTCGCCGCCCGCACGGACGCCCCGGCCCCCACGCGCACCATCACGTTCTCCGGCGTGGGCTTCGGGTACCGCCCGGACCTGCCGGTCCTCGACGGGCTCGACCTCGAGCTGCCCGTCGGGACCTCGACCGCCCTGATCGGCGTGAACGGCGCGGGCAAGTCGACGCTGGTCAAGGTGCTCGCGGGCATCTACCCGCCGGACTCGGGCGTCGTGACGGTCGACGGCGTCGACCTGCGCACCTACGACCAGACGGCGTGGCAGCGGAACTTCGCGGTGACGTTCCAGGACTTCCTGCGCTACGAGCTCACGCTGCGCGACAACGTCGCCATGGGGGCGATCGCGCACCGCGACGACGACGACGGCATCGTCTCGGCGCTCACGCGCGTCGGCCTCGGCGACCTGCTCGCCGGCCTGCCGCTGGGACTGGAGTCGCCGCTGACGCGGTCGGTCGAGGGTGGTCGCGAGCTCTCGGGCGGGCAGTGGCAGCGCATCGCGCTGGCCCGGGCGCTGTTCGCGGTCCGGCACGGGGCGTCGGTCCTGGTGCTCGACGAGCCGACCTCGCAGCTCGACGCGCGGGGCGAGGCGGAGTTCTACGACACGTTCCTGGAGCTCACGCGCGGCGTGACGAGCCTGGTGATCTCGCACCGGTTCTCCACGGTCCGCAACGCCGACCGCATCGTGGTGCTCGACGGTGGGCGGATCACCGAGGTCGGCACGCACGACGAGCTCGTCGCCGCCGGTGGCGTGTACGCGCAGATGTTCGACGTCCAGGCGCGCCGCTTCGACCACAAGGACGCCGCGGACGCGCAGGCGCCGGCCGCGGAGCTCAAGGGGGCTGCACTGTGA
- a CDS encoding HAD-IA family hydrolase, whose amino-acid sequence MTTHPLDAADARTPPADEVTVAAVLLDMDGTLVDSTAVVEAVWGEFAAAHGVDLDTVLSVSHGRRTIDTVADFLPDPHQARVVAAEIEAAELVRLDGLTAIPGARDLLASLPDARVAVVTSAERELAVRRLTAVGLPCPTVLVAAEDVAAGKPAPDGFLRAASALGVPADDCAVFEDAEAGLRAARAAGAFTVVVGGHESPTIRGLRRVDDFRQVRARVEGDRVVLALP is encoded by the coding sequence GTGACGACCCACCCGCTCGACGCCGCCGATGCACGAACGCCACCCGCGGACGAGGTGACCGTCGCGGCCGTCCTGCTCGACATGGACGGCACGCTCGTGGACTCCACCGCGGTCGTCGAGGCCGTCTGGGGCGAGTTCGCCGCCGCGCACGGGGTCGACCTCGACACGGTGCTGAGCGTCTCCCACGGGCGCCGCACGATCGACACGGTCGCCGACTTCCTGCCGGACCCGCACCAGGCACGCGTCGTCGCAGCCGAGATCGAGGCCGCCGAGCTCGTCCGCCTCGACGGGCTCACCGCGATCCCCGGTGCGCGGGACCTGCTCGCCTCGCTGCCCGACGCGCGCGTCGCCGTGGTGACGTCGGCCGAGCGGGAGCTCGCGGTGCGCCGGCTGACGGCGGTCGGCCTGCCGTGCCCCACCGTTCTCGTCGCCGCGGAGGACGTCGCAGCCGGCAAGCCCGCTCCTGACGGGTTCCTGCGTGCGGCATCCGCGCTCGGGGTGCCCGCCGACGACTGCGCGGTCTTCGAGGACGCGGAGGCGGGCCTGCGGGCCGCGAGGGCCGCCGGGGCGTTCACCGTGGTCGTCGGCGGCCACGAGTCGCCCACCATCCGGGGACTGCGGCGAGTCGACGACTTCCGCCAGGTCAGAGCCCGCGTCGAGGGTGACCGCGTGGTGCTCGCACTCCCCTGA
- a CDS encoding family 43 glycosylhydrolase: MSDIVVVTSSHASTRPSGRLARSARRPRRRPWTAVLALASLALPALVAVAAAPAATAATIDTGASYVLLNRQSGKALDVYDLATNDGARITQWSRNDGAQQQWQFVDAGGGYYRLKSRLSGKVLDITGRSTADGAAVIQWSENGGTNQQFSIQDVDGYVQLIARHSGKAVEVQNASTADGANVVQYADWNGANQQWQLVRLGGGSTTPPPQTGTFTNPVVWQDFADGDIIRVGDAYYYSASTMHYSPGAPILRSYDLVNWEYAGHSVPRLDFDDAGYDLSGGRKYVKGIWASTLGYRPSNRTYYWYGCTEFNRTYVYTASAVDGTWSKKARLNTCYYDAGLLVDDDDTMYVAYGNGTISVAQLSADGTQQVRAQQVFQTPSSVGTLEGARFYKRGGYYYIWLTRPANGQYVLRSSSPFGPYEMRQVLLDLPGPISGGGVPHQGGLVQTQAGDWWYMAFTDAYPGGRVPTLAPISWTSDGWPTLQTVNGRWGTTYNRPHITTSKTVAPMTGRDTFVGPTLGHRWEWNHNPDTSRFSVSNGLRLQTATVTNDLYNARNTLTHRIQGPTSTATIELDYSAMANGDHAGLAMLRQSSAWVGVVKNNGQTRVVMTDGLTMNGSWQTTGTGVERASTNVSGGRIWLRASADIRPGSGRTATFSYSTDGTTFLPLGPAFTLNNEWQFFMGYRFGIFSYATQALGGAVTVRSFDLTTP; the protein is encoded by the coding sequence ATGAGCGACATCGTCGTCGTCACGTCCAGTCATGCCTCCACGCGTCCGTCCGGACGTCTCGCGAGGTCCGCACGCCGCCCACGGCGACGACCGTGGACGGCGGTCCTGGCGCTCGCGAGCCTCGCGCTCCCCGCGCTCGTCGCGGTGGCCGCGGCACCCGCCGCCACCGCCGCGACCATCGACACCGGCGCGTCGTACGTGCTGCTGAACCGCCAGTCGGGCAAGGCGCTCGACGTGTACGACCTGGCGACGAACGACGGCGCGCGGATCACGCAGTGGAGCCGCAACGACGGCGCGCAGCAGCAGTGGCAGTTCGTCGACGCCGGCGGCGGCTACTACCGGCTGAAGTCCCGCCTGTCGGGCAAGGTCCTGGACATCACCGGCCGGTCCACGGCCGACGGCGCCGCCGTCATCCAGTGGTCCGAGAACGGCGGGACCAACCAGCAGTTCTCGATCCAGGACGTCGACGGGTACGTCCAGCTCATCGCACGGCACAGCGGCAAGGCCGTCGAGGTGCAGAACGCGTCGACCGCGGACGGCGCGAACGTGGTGCAGTACGCGGACTGGAACGGCGCGAACCAGCAGTGGCAGCTCGTCCGCCTCGGCGGCGGCAGCACCACGCCTCCGCCGCAGACCGGCACGTTCACCAACCCCGTCGTCTGGCAGGACTTCGCCGACGGCGACATCATCCGCGTCGGCGACGCGTACTACTACTCGGCGTCGACCATGCACTACTCGCCGGGCGCACCGATCCTGCGCTCGTACGACCTCGTGAACTGGGAGTACGCGGGTCACTCGGTGCCGCGCCTCGACTTCGACGACGCCGGCTACGACCTGTCCGGCGGCCGCAAGTACGTCAAGGGCATCTGGGCGTCCACGCTCGGCTACCGGCCGAGCAACCGCACGTACTACTGGTACGGCTGCACCGAGTTCAACCGCACGTACGTCTACACGGCGTCGGCCGTCGACGGCACGTGGTCGAAGAAGGCGCGCCTCAACACCTGCTACTACGACGCCGGCCTGCTCGTCGACGACGACGACACGATGTACGTCGCGTACGGCAACGGCACGATCAGCGTCGCGCAGCTCAGCGCCGACGGCACCCAGCAGGTGCGTGCGCAGCAGGTGTTCCAGACGCCGTCGAGCGTCGGCACGCTCGAGGGCGCGCGGTTCTACAAGCGTGGCGGGTACTACTACATCTGGCTGACGCGGCCCGCGAACGGGCAGTACGTGCTGCGCTCGTCGTCGCCGTTCGGGCCGTACGAGATGCGTCAGGTGCTGCTCGACCTGCCGGGCCCGATCTCCGGTGGCGGGGTCCCGCACCAGGGTGGCCTGGTCCAGACGCAGGCCGGCGACTGGTGGTACATGGCGTTCACCGACGCCTACCCGGGCGGTCGCGTGCCCACGCTCGCGCCCATCAGCTGGACGTCCGACGGCTGGCCGACGCTCCAGACCGTCAACGGCCGCTGGGGCACCACGTACAACCGGCCGCACATCACGACGAGCAAGACCGTCGCGCCCATGACCGGCCGCGACACGTTCGTCGGACCGACGCTCGGCCACCGCTGGGAGTGGAACCACAACCCGGACACGAGCCGGTTCAGCGTGAGCAACGGGCTGCGGCTGCAGACCGCGACCGTCACGAACGACCTCTACAACGCCCGGAACACGCTGACCCACCGCATCCAGGGACCCACGTCCACGGCGACGATCGAGCTCGACTACTCCGCCATGGCGAACGGGGACCACGCAGGGCTCGCGATGCTGCGGCAGTCCTCGGCCTGGGTCGGGGTGGTCAAGAACAACGGGCAGACGCGCGTCGTCATGACCGACGGGTTGACCATGAACGGCTCGTGGCAGACCACCGGGACCGGGGTCGAACGCGCGTCGACGAACGTCTCCGGCGGGCGGATCTGGCTGCGCGCGTCCGCCGACATCCGCCCGGGCTCCGGCCGGACCGCCACGTTCTCCTACAGCACCGACGGCACCACGTTCCTGCCGCTCGGCCCGGCGTTCACGCTGAACAACGAGTGGCAGTTCTTCATGGGCTACCGGTTCGGGATCTTCAGCTACGCCACGCAGGCGCTCGGCGGCGCGGTCACGGTCCGCAGCTTCGACCTCACCACGCCCTGA
- a CDS encoding endo-1,4-beta-xylanase, with amino-acid sequence MRTTPTRQHGWRRRATALVATAGLTVTTMLALANPAQAASTLGASAAEKGRYFGTAIAAGRLSDSTYSSIAAREFNMITAENEMKWDATEPSQNSFSFSRGDQIYNFARNNGAQVRGHALLWHAQMPGWAQNMSGSALRSAAINHVTRVASYYRGKIHSWDVVNEAFADDGRGSRRDSSLQRTGNDWIEAAFRAARSADPGAKLCYNDYNTDGVNAKSTAVYNMVRDFKSRGVPIDCVGFQSHLGTSLPGDYQANLQRFADLGVDVQITELDIQQGGNQANMYAQVTNACLAVSRCNGITVWGVRDSDSWRTGANPLLFDSSGNKKAAYTSVLNALNAGGGNPGNPGDSSIDTGAWYVLLNRNSGKALDVYNLATNDGARITQWSRNNGNQQQWQFVATGDGYYEIRSRLSGKNLDVYAKSTADGAAIVQWTDNNGANQQWRATVSNGYATLISRNSGKALEVQGASTADGANIVQYSSWGGANQQWQLVRVG; translated from the coding sequence ATGCGCACGACACCCACGCGTCAGCACGGCTGGCGACGGCGAGCGACCGCGCTCGTCGCGACGGCCGGGCTGACCGTCACGACGATGCTCGCGCTCGCCAACCCGGCCCAGGCGGCCTCGACGCTCGGTGCGTCCGCCGCCGAGAAGGGCCGGTACTTCGGCACGGCCATCGCCGCGGGCCGGCTGAGCGACTCGACGTACTCGTCGATCGCCGCCCGGGAGTTCAACATGATCACCGCGGAGAACGAGATGAAGTGGGACGCGACGGAGCCGTCGCAGAACAGCTTCAGCTTCAGCCGCGGCGACCAGATCTACAACTTCGCCCGGAACAACGGCGCGCAGGTCCGCGGGCACGCGCTCCTGTGGCACGCGCAGATGCCCGGCTGGGCGCAGAACATGTCCGGCAGCGCGCTGCGCAGCGCCGCGATCAACCACGTCACACGGGTCGCGTCGTACTACCGCGGCAAGATCCACTCGTGGGACGTCGTCAACGAGGCCTTCGCCGACGACGGGCGCGGCAGCCGCCGCGACTCGAGCCTGCAGCGCACCGGCAACGACTGGATCGAGGCCGCGTTCCGCGCCGCCAGGTCCGCCGACCCGGGCGCCAAGCTCTGCTACAACGACTACAACACCGACGGCGTCAACGCGAAGTCGACGGCCGTCTACAACATGGTCCGGGACTTCAAGTCGCGCGGCGTGCCGATCGACTGCGTCGGGTTCCAGTCGCACCTCGGCACGAGCCTGCCCGGTGACTACCAGGCCAACCTGCAGCGGTTCGCCGACCTGGGCGTCGACGTGCAGATCACCGAGCTCGACATCCAGCAGGGCGGCAACCAGGCGAACATGTACGCCCAGGTGACCAACGCGTGCCTCGCGGTGTCCCGCTGCAACGGCATCACCGTGTGGGGCGTGCGCGACTCCGACTCGTGGCGCACCGGCGCGAACCCGCTGCTGTTCGACTCGTCGGGCAACAAGAAGGCCGCGTACACCTCGGTCCTCAACGCGCTCAACGCGGGCGGCGGCAACCCGGGCAACCCCGGCGACTCGTCGATCGACACCGGCGCCTGGTACGTGCTGCTCAACCGCAACAGCGGCAAGGCGCTCGACGTCTACAACCTCGCCACCAACGACGGCGCACGGATCACGCAGTGGTCCCGCAACAACGGCAACCAGCAGCAGTGGCAGTTCGTCGCCACGGGTGACGGCTACTACGAGATCCGGTCGCGGCTGTCCGGGAAGAACCTCGACGTGTACGCCAAGTCCACGGCCGACGGTGCGGCGATCGTCCAGTGGACCGACAACAACGGCGCCAACCAGCAGTGGCGGGCGACCGTCTCCAACGGTTACGCGACGCTGATCAGCCGCAACAGCGGCAAGGCGCTCGAGGTGCAGGGCGCCTCGACGGCCGACGGCGCGAACATCGTCCAGTACTCCAGCTGGGGCGGCGCCAACCAGCAGTGGCAGCTGGTCCGCGTCGGCTGA